A portion of the Pedobacter cryoconitis genome contains these proteins:
- a CDS encoding TerD family protein, with product MAIQLEKKKPISIIKEKPGLTHIIAGLGWDPATVNGHSVDLDLSLFMLGENGKLVTDEYFIFYNNATSPDGAVNYPGDSRGGEGDGDDEVIQIDLFKINPKVEFLYFAVTIDQSEIRGHNFGHVQNSYINIRNAADNSILCQYLLKDNFTNEDSLIIATISRNGGTWNVEALGQAFSGGLNTLIDLYQ from the coding sequence ATGGCTATACAATTAGAAAAGAAAAAACCAATATCGATTATCAAAGAAAAACCAGGGCTAACTCATATTATAGCCGGTTTAGGCTGGGATCCTGCTACTGTAAACGGGCATAGCGTAGACCTGGACTTGTCCTTATTTATGTTAGGTGAAAATGGCAAACTCGTAACAGATGAGTATTTCATCTTTTATAACAATGCGACAAGCCCTGATGGTGCTGTCAACTATCCAGGCGATAGCAGGGGTGGTGAAGGTGACGGAGATGATGAGGTGATCCAAATTGATTTGTTTAAAATAAATCCAAAAGTTGAGTTTTTATACTTTGCGGTCACCATTGATCAAAGTGAAATAAGAGGACATAATTTCGGGCATGTTCAAAACTCTTATATCAATATCAGAAATGCTGCTGACAATTCAATTTTATGTCAGTACCTATTAAAGGATAATTTCACAAATGAAGACTCCCTGATCATTGCGACTATTTCCAGAAATGGCGGGACATGGAATGTAGAAGCTCTTGGACAAGCATTTTCCGGAGGCTTAAACACACTAATAGATTTATATCAATAA